A section of the Candidatus Atribacteria bacterium ADurb.Bin276 genome encodes:
- the rpsI gene encoding 30S ribosomal protein S9, whose product MSMDMKYYATGRRKTSIAKVWLTLGSGKVVINGRELKDYFPQPVLQILATRPLALTGSDSRFNVNVIVEGGGLSGQAGAMALGISRSLIKIDENLKPTLKKARLLTRDPRMKERKKYGQRSARARFQFSKR is encoded by the coding sequence GTGAGTATGGATATGAAGTATTACGCAACCGGGAGAAGAAAAACATCGATCGCTAAGGTATGGTTGACTTTGGGAAGTGGCAAAGTAGTTATTAATGGGAGAGAATTGAAAGATTATTTTCCCCAACCAGTGCTCCAAATACTAGCTACCCGTCCATTAGCCCTGACCGGGAGTGATAGTCGCTTTAACGTTAACGTCATAGTAGAAGGTGGGGGTTTAAGCGGCCAGGCAGGAGCCATGGCATTGGGTATTTCCAGATCATTGATCAAAATTGATGAAAATTTAAAACCAACCTTAAAAAAAGCCCGACTTTTAACTCGCGATCCTCGCATGAAAGAGCGGAAAAAATATGGTCAGCGGTCAGCACGGGCTCGTTTTCAATTCTCTAAACGGTAA